TTCCCGAACAGGGGCATGAAACGCAGTGCCTGTGGCAGCGACATGCAATAGAGAGAATACGCGATGATCGACGACATCGCAGCCGGCACGATCACGTCCGATTCGAAATCCGCATTGCTGTACATGATCTCGGCGGCAAACAGCGCCCCGGCCAGAGGAGCACGGAAAATCGCACCAATACCGGCCCCCATTCCCGCCGCCAGCATGATCCGGCGATCGCGGGCTGAGAGCTTCAATTTGGTCGCCACCCACGAACCAAAGCCGGCTCCAATCTGGGCAATCGGTCCTTCCCGCCCGGCTGAACCGCCGGTCCCCAATGTCAGGGCAGAGGCAATCGTCTTGACGATCGGAATCCGGGGCTGGATTTCACCCCGTTTATTATGAAAAGCATCGATGGCAGCATCGGTCCCATGGCCTTCCGCCTCCGGAGCAATGTTGTACACAATGACTCCCGAAGCCAGACCGCCTAAAGTAATCACCGCCAGCAAGAGCCATGGTGCGAAGTTCACCTCCGTCACCTGGTCTTTGTAGAAGGAATATTCGCCGACTGTCTGCGGGTGTTCAAATCCGGCGATCGCGACCAGAGAGTGATGCTGCACAATCTGAGTTAACGCGTCAAATACGATGGCGCCAAACCCCGCCACCACCCCGATCAGGCAGGACAGCACAAACCATTTGCCACTCGTTTTTAAATCAAAGGAGGTCAGCAGGTCGTTGAGTTTTTTAAAGTAAACCATTTTGTCTTAACTAGGATGAACAACAATCTGTGTATTGCTGTATTGAATTATGCCGGCAAGCGGGACACTTCGAACACCGGGAATGCAGACCGGGCGGGTGGACATCGATCTATTTTCGGTCCTGACGGCGTTCGAAATACAATAATCTATTCTATTTTGGACTTAAAGCGTCTGCTCCAGGGAAGTGAATGGTCAGCTGTCAGCCTCTGCAGACTCGTTGTTACACATCCGCGTGGGAGATTTTACGGTAGATGACTTGGAAGCCCAGGGGGAGTTTGTCATACTCCTTACTGCATTTTTAACGCATTTGCCCTCCTTTTTCGATGTACTTGATTTCAGTCAGTGTGGAAAATTCCGAGTTTTATCTAGGTATCGAGACTTCCGGACGCAGCGGCTCGATCGCGATTTACCGTCCCGGGCAGGAAATTGCGCCCGTCTCACTGCAGCAACAGGGGAGAAAGCACGCCCAGACCCTGGTCAGCGAAGTCAAAAAACTGCTGGATCAGCTGGAAATGGCCCCTCATCAGATCGCCGGAATCGGCGTCAGCCGTGGCCCGGGTAGCTTTACCGGCCTGAGAATCGGCATCACCTTCGCCAAAACCTTTGGCTACGTGACAGGTGCTCCCGTACATGGCATCGATACCTTTGCAGCCATCGCACTCAGCTGTCCGACTGAAATTTCAGAGACCTATGTGATCTCCAACGCCCAGCGGGGCGATTTATTCGTCGGCAGATATGTCCGCAGTTCCACAGGAGAATGGCAACAGACAGTCCCCATCCATCTGCAGGACATCAACGCATTCAGCAGTGCACTTCAGCCCGGTGAAACCGTCTGTGGGCCCGGAATCGATCTGCTTGACCAGGGTAGCTTACCGGAAATCCGGATCGAAGATTTTCCCCGCCAGACACTCGCCTCCCAGGTCGCAGAACTGACGGCCGCTCTCCTGCAACAGGAGACCCCACCGGCCAGTGAAGTCTGGAACCTGACTCCCTTCTACCTTCGCAAAAGTGCAGCAGAAGAGAAGTGGGATACACAACATAATCAGTAACACGGCCGCTCTCGGAAACCTTCAATTCAATAATCCAGAATCACTGCAAGTTCTGATGACGCATAAGCAAGCGTAAAATCGTCATTTCTCATTTTCTTGAAACATTTTCCAGAAGACACTCTCGCCGCGATTCGGGCTTGGCTATAATACGGGCAGGGAATTGTTCGATTTCAGACTCCTGAGTATTATGTCTGCTGCGACGAATTCGAAAGAGTCCTGTTATTCGTTGTCGTTCACAGGCTTTCACATTTCCATTCTTCAGACTGGAGTTGAATTATGGCTCTTTACGAGATTGAAACAAACGCACATATCATGGTGGGCTGGGCTAATACTCAAGAAGAAGCGGAACACGCTGCCCAGGAGAATTACCCCGAAGATGAGATCTTGCGAGTCACTCGCCGCCCACGCGACATGTGGGTCATCTCCAAACGTCTACTGGGGATTGAAGGGCACACCGAACCCTGCGACATGGCACGCGAATGCCTCTTCCGCGCTTCGGGCGACAAAGTTCACGCCATCCGACTCTACATGCGTGACACCGGAGCCGACCTGCACGAAGCCCAGCTGGCAATTGAAACCAACATGTCTGTCGGCTGGTAATCACACCATCCCTCGTTGACTGCAGACTACACTTCTTTCATAACGGAATGACTTCAGTTCGATGATCATACAAGGAACTCTCGTCAGTTCTACAGGGACTTCTCACAGCCAGATTCGTATCGAGGGAAATCAGATCGTCGAAGTCGGCGCTCAACTGGGAGAACCGGATTTCACTTTCTCCGATGACTGCCTGATTTTTGCCGGCATGGGCGATATCCACATTCACGCCCGCGATGATATCGGGGAATCACAAACATACAAAGAAGATTTCTGCACCGCAGGTGCCGCCGCTCTGAATGGCGGGGTCGTCCATGTGGCTGATATGCCCAACAACCCCGTACCTCCAATTACCGACGAGAGCTACCACGTCAAACAGGAGCACCTTAAGCAGCGTAACCCGCCAATCCACTTTACGCTCTACGCGGGCATCGGACCGGGCACCAGTCCGCTCACATTCCCAGTACCTTACAAAGCCTACATGGGCCCCAGTGTCGGCGACCTGTTCTTCAAAACACTGGAACAGCTGGATGAAACACTCTCGCAGTACCGGGGCTGCAACGTCAGCTTCCACTGTGAAGACCCCATTCTGCTGGATGAACACGCCAACGCCGCCACTCACGAAGAGCGGCGACCCGCGGAATGCGAAATTTCCGCCACCCGCTTTGCGTTGCAGATGATCGAGAAATACGACCTCCGCGGCAAGCTCTGTCACTACTCGGTCGGAGAAGGGCTCCCCCTGATTCGCGAAGCCCGCAGCCGCGGCCTCAAAGTCACCTGTGAAGTCACACCGCATCACCTCTATTTTGATCAGTCCGATCTGACCGATGAGAACCGGGGAAAGATGCAGATGAACCCTCCGCTGCGGACAATAGAAGACCGCAAGGCCATGCTGGCTGCCCTGCGCGAAGGCACCCTCGATTATCTGGCAACCGACCATGCCCCGCATACCCTGGAAGAAAACGAGCAGGGCATCTCCGGACAACCGCACCTGGACACCTATGGTGCGTTCGTCACCTGGCTGATTCTGGACCAGCAATTCACTCCGGAACAGGCAGCCCGTTTCTGTTCGGAAAACCCCGGGGAATTCGTCAACCCGTATATTGCACCACTGAAATTCGGCAAAATTGAACCGGGCTACACCGCCAGCCTCACCGTGCTCAATCTCAAACGACCGGTGACCATCCAGCGCGAAGACCTCAAAACCAAATGTGGCTGGTCTCCCTTCGAAGGAATCACCTTCCCGGGCTCAATCGAAGCCGTCTTCGTCGAAGGACAGAAGACGCGTTAATAGCTCAGGCAGCTCACCACAGTTGAGGGTTACTGGTATTCACTAAGCTTGAGAAACCTCGCTCTACCAGACACGACAGATACAAAAAAGGGGCTGACTTCAAAGTCAGCCCCTTTTTATTTCAGAGCAGTTTAGAGCATCTTGCAGCTTAGCTGTTGCTGACGCTGGCCTGCTTTTCGCTTTCCTGAGTTGCCCGGGCAGTTGCACTTCCCGGACGGTTCATCAACCAGACCAGAACCGGGCTGGCGATAAAGATCGAGCTGTAGGTACCGACAAACACACCCAGTACCAGACAGTAAGCGAAGCCGTGAATACCTTCACCGCCGATCGCGTACAGAATCAGCACTACGATCAATGTCGTCAATGAGGTCAGCAAGGTACGAGACAGCGTCTGGTTCAGACTCTCATTAACCATACTGGTTGTCAGAGCAGGGTTCTTGCCACGAACTTCACGAATCCGGTCGAAGACCACGATCGTATCGTTCAGCGAGTAACCGACGATCGTCAGGAACGCTGCAATCATAGGCAGGTTGATCTTGAAGTCGGTCAGCCCCATTAGCGGCCCCAAAGCGGTGTTGCTCAGGTAAGCTCCCAAGGCAACCAGCCCCAGTACAACCAGCACGTCATGCACCAGAGCCACGACAGCCGCCAGACCGAAGGTGATTCGCTGGAAGCGGAACCAGATGTAAGCCACGATCGCCACCAGACTGATCAGCATCGCCATCAAAGCCGATTCCTGCATCTCGCTGGCCACAGAGCTGTCGAAGCTGTTAACTTCATCCAGTACCGCTGTGGTTGCCATGACTGTTTTCATCTCAGCTAACGCAGTTTCAAGGTCGGCAGCTGACAGGTCAGGACCAAACTGGGCAACCATCTTCTTATGACGGGCTGCTTCCGCAGAAGCATCTGCCGTTTCGTCCTCTTTCTCACCAGCGTTTGCGCCTTGAACCTGGAACTCGGGGATCCGCTCATATTTATCGGAACCATCTTCGTTCTTGATCTTGGCAATCTCTTCTTTGAGGTAAGTCTCAACCGTCGAGGGCTTCAGATCACCACTGAAGGTCAGTTCAACTTCGGTGCCAGCCGGTGAATCAGCACTCCCGGTCAGTTTTTTCACCT
This genomic stretch from Gimesia sp. harbors:
- a CDS encoding DUF6793 family protein, with the translated sequence MALYEIETNAHIMVGWANTQEEAEHAAQENYPEDEILRVTRRPRDMWVISKRLLGIEGHTEPCDMARECLFRASGDKVHAIRLYMRDTGADLHEAQLAIETNMSVGW
- a CDS encoding amidohydrolase family protein, whose translation is MIIQGTLVSSTGTSHSQIRIEGNQIVEVGAQLGEPDFTFSDDCLIFAGMGDIHIHARDDIGESQTYKEDFCTAGAAALNGGVVHVADMPNNPVPPITDESYHVKQEHLKQRNPPIHFTLYAGIGPGTSPLTFPVPYKAYMGPSVGDLFFKTLEQLDETLSQYRGCNVSFHCEDPILLDEHANAATHEERRPAECEISATRFALQMIEKYDLRGKLCHYSVGEGLPLIREARSRGLKVTCEVTPHHLYFDQSDLTDENRGKMQMNPPLRTIEDRKAMLAALREGTLDYLATDHAPHTLEENEQGISGQPHLDTYGAFVTWLILDQQFTPEQAARFCSENPGEFVNPYIAPLKFGKIEPGYTASLTVLNLKRPVTIQREDLKTKCGWSPFEGITFPGSIEAVFVEGQKTR
- the tsaB gene encoding tRNA (adenosine(37)-N6)-threonylcarbamoyltransferase complex dimerization subunit type 1 TsaB, whose product is MENSEFYLGIETSGRSGSIAIYRPGQEIAPVSLQQQGRKHAQTLVSEVKKLLDQLEMAPHQIAGIGVSRGPGSFTGLRIGITFAKTFGYVTGAPVHGIDTFAAIALSCPTEISETYVISNAQRGDLFVGRYVRSSTGEWQQTVPIHLQDINAFSSALQPGETVCGPGIDLLDQGSLPEIRIEDFPRQTLASQVAELTAALLQQETPPASEVWNLTPFYLRKSAAEEKWDTQHNQ